From Prosthecobacter vanneervenii, the proteins below share one genomic window:
- a CDS encoding 2-hydroxyacid dehydrogenase — translation MEKTPALILAPLPDFLMQPLLAAHVCHDYFHAADKAALLAQVGGEIRAIVMAGGSVAPVPLLEQLPRLEIMSVFGVGYDGVPVDWCKAHGIRVTNTPDVLTEDVADTASALVLMTSRQLIAANRFLHAGSWLKGAFPLAHALHGKLAGIVGLGRIGKAIARRLEAHGMRIAYHGRTQQDVGWEYHASLTELARAVDYLVVACPGGAATKHLINAEVLAALGSKGTLINIARGSVVDEGALISALQNGTIRGAGLDVFENEPQVPEALLQCANAVLLPHLGSGTHETRAAMARLVVENLAAHFSGQPLLTPVC, via the coding sequence ATGGAAAAGACCCCCGCCCTCATTCTTGCTCCTTTGCCAGACTTCCTCATGCAGCCGCTGCTGGCCGCGCATGTGTGTCATGACTACTTCCATGCCGCAGACAAAGCCGCGCTGCTGGCGCAGGTGGGCGGAGAGATCCGCGCCATTGTAATGGCTGGTGGCAGCGTCGCCCCCGTGCCGCTGCTGGAGCAGCTGCCGAGGCTGGAGATCATGAGCGTCTTTGGCGTGGGCTATGACGGCGTGCCAGTGGACTGGTGCAAGGCGCACGGCATCCGCGTGACGAACACCCCCGATGTGCTGACCGAGGATGTGGCAGACACGGCCAGCGCGCTGGTTTTGATGACGAGCCGCCAGCTTATCGCGGCGAACCGCTTTCTGCACGCGGGCTCGTGGCTGAAGGGGGCCTTTCCGCTGGCTCACGCCCTGCATGGCAAGCTGGCAGGCATCGTGGGTCTGGGGCGCATCGGCAAGGCGATCGCACGCAGGTTGGAGGCTCATGGCATGCGCATCGCCTACCACGGCCGCACGCAGCAGGATGTGGGCTGGGAATATCACGCCTCGCTGACAGAGCTGGCGCGTGCCGTGGACTACCTGGTGGTGGCCTGCCCGGGCGGTGCAGCGACCAAACACCTCATCAATGCCGAAGTGCTGGCCGCGCTGGGCAGCAAGGGCACGCTGATCAACATCGCCCGCGGCTCTGTAGTGGATGAAGGGGCACTGATCTCTGCGCTGCAAAACGGCACCATCCGTGGTGCGGGCCTGGATGTGTTTGAGAACGAGCCGCAGGTGCCTGAGGCGCTGCTGCAGTGTGCCAATGCCGTGCTCCTCCCGCATCTGGGCAGCGGCACGCACGAAACGCGCGCTGCCATGGCCCGGCTGGTGGTGGAAAATCTGGCCGCCCATTTCAGCGGCCAGCCTCTGCTGACGCCCGTATGCTGA
- a CDS encoding globin domain-containing protein codes for MDELSTLCARVGEKTLRDMVTAFYRRVRVDDLIGVMYPADDWENAEKRLADFIVYRFGGPQTYIQERGHPRLRGRHMPFPIGEAERDRWMKLMTEAMQEVVVPAAEAQTIGLFFAQVADMMRNREG; via the coding sequence ATGGATGAACTCTCGACTCTCTGCGCCCGGGTGGGCGAAAAGACCCTGCGCGACATGGTGACGGCCTTTTACCGCCGTGTGCGGGTGGATGACCTCATCGGCGTGATGTACCCGGCAGATGACTGGGAGAATGCGGAGAAGCGGCTGGCCGATTTCATCGTGTACCGTTTCGGCGGGCCGCAGACCTACATCCAGGAGCGCGGCCATCCGCGCCTGCGCGGCAGGCACATGCCTTTCCCCATCGGCGAGGCGGAGCGCGACCGCTGGATGAAGCTCATGACAGAAGCGATGCAGGAGGTGGTCGTACCTGCCGCCGAGGCGCAGACCATCGGCCTGTTCTTTGCCCAGGTGGCGGACATGATGCGCAACCGCGAGGGCTGA